From the genome of Vicia villosa cultivar HV-30 ecotype Madison, WI linkage group LG2, Vvil1.0, whole genome shotgun sequence, one region includes:
- the LOC131649018 gene encoding uncharacterized protein LOC131649018 has protein sequence MSVPNASVSIIKGLEKSGRASTGAVVMASLRTCKCLVEMAGRNDVAIAAALEAMAHAMENQPNVGGDARSRSLATFQRENPPVFKGKHDPDGALEWLKEIERIFCVMDCTPTQKVWYGTHMLASEDDDWWLETHQRLEAVGGEITWAVFRMEFLRKYYPEDVQGKKEIEFLSLKQGSMSVTEYAAKFVELAKFYPHFDGAGAEFSKCIKFENGLRSEIKKAIGYQQICVFSKLVDSCRIYEEDNDAHYKIVKEKRGKQQQNRGKPYDAPAGRGRQRATPSQRTSGGGAPIGIVCFKCGQAGHKSNVCNDVKRCFRCGKTGHAISDCKHKEMICFNYGEEGHIGSQCQKPKKAQSSGKVFALAGDPLGLVLSSMNGEMVVEVPAKGTVTTSLVCLRCPLSIFGRDSAVDLVCLPLSGLDVILGMNWLEYNYVHINCYNKSVRF, from the exons TGCTTAGTTGAAATGGCTGGAAGGAACGATGTTGCGATTGCTGCTGCTTTGGAGGCTATGGCTCATGCTATGGAGAATCAGCCGAATGTTGGTGGAGACGCTAGATCCCGaagtttggctaccttccagaGAGAGAATCCGCCAGTGTTCAAAGGCAAGCATGATCCTGATGGAGCATTAGAATGGTTGAAAGAAATCGAGAGGATCTTTTGCGTGATGGATTGCACTCCAACGCAGAAGGTTTGGTATGGAACTCATATGCTGGCAAGCGAGGATGATGACTGGTGGTTAGAAACGCATCAGAGATTGGAGGCTGTAGGTGGAgagatcacttgggctgtgttccgTATGGAGTTTCTGAGGAAGTATTATCCTGAAGATGTTCAGGGTAAGAAAGAAATTGAATTCCTTTCGCTGAAACAGGGTAGTATGTCTGTCACTGAATATGCtgcaaagtttgttgagctggctaaGTTTTATCCGCATTTTGATGGTGCTGGTGCTGAAttttcaaagtgcatcaagttcgaGAATGGGTTGCGCTCTGAGATCAAGAAAGCCATTGGGTACCAGCAGATCTGTGTCTTTTCTAAATTGGTTGACAGCTGCAGAATTTATGAAGAGGATAATGATGCTCATTACAAAATTGttaaagagaaaagaggcaagcAACAACAGAACCGTGGTAAACCGTATGATGCTCCAGCTGGTAGAGGTAGACAGAGAGCTACTCCGAGtcagagaactagtgggggaggtGCTCCTATTGGTATTGTTTGCTTCAAATGTGGGCAAGCTGGTCACAAGAGTAATGTTTGCAATGATGTTAAAAGGTGTTTCCGTTGTGGCAAGACTGGGCATGCAATATCTGATTGCAAGCACAAGGAGATGATCTGTTTTAATTatggtgaagagggacacattgGGAGTCAGTGTCAGAAACCAAAGAAGGCACAATCTAGTGGAAAAGTGTTTGCTTTGGCTGGTGATCC attgggtcttgtgttgtcttCTATGAATGGCGAAATGGTAGTTGAGGTTCCAGCTAAGGGGACAGTGACTACTTCCCTAGTATGTTTGAGATGTCCTTTGTCGATCTTCGGAAGGGACTCTGCTGTTGACTTAGTTTGTCTGCCGTTAAGTGGGTTGGATGTAATTTTGGGTATGAACTGGTTAGAGTATAACTATGTTCATATTAACTGTTATAACAAGTCTGTGAGGTTTTAA